A segment of the Saccharomyces kudriavzevii IFO 1802 strain IFO1802 genome assembly, chromosome: 2 genome:
AAACGCTGGGTCCGCTGCACGCGTTCAAAGAGGCGACGACGGCGGCAAAAAAAGCAGCTCAAAAAACTGCGATGAAACGAGTGCTGTTCCACGAGTGCAGCGTGTTGGAAAACACTGGGCTGCATAACGATGAACCGGGCGCGTTCGAATACGATAAGGAACACGACTGCATCGTAGTGTGCTGCCGCGGCAGCACACTACTACGGGTGGCACGTCTCCAATTCGAAGGCTTTTCCGTCGAACGTGCTGGCCAGTTCATGGTGCGGCTGCGGAAGAGGTGCGGTACCCTGTGCGAGAAGCTAGCTTTTCTGTAACCCGGCTCccccctttttttttttttatttttcattttttctttccctCCCTTTGcttcattcttcttcgtcttcttctcaTCTCCCcaccaagaaaagaagactCTCAACAAATATGGCTGCCAAGCCCTACGCGCcatgagaaaaaaagaaaagtggCCCGCTTCTTTTTCCCAGTTAAGTTACAGTTTGTATTTACGGTTGATTTGACTGATGTGTATATTAGTGGTCGTAGTTCTCAGCAGAGGTAGGAAACCGGGAGTAGATTTAGCAAAGTAAAAAGCACAGGGGCCTTCGCACAGGGGTAAAAGTAGAACATACATGCCTGCACCAAAACTCACGGAGAAACCAGTCTCTTCCAAGAACGCACAGGAAGACACGAGTCCCACTTCCACCAAGGCCAATGGCGCCGAGGCGGCGACCGAGCAGGTGTACGTGTACAAGGAGCCTAGCGCGGCCACGAAGATGATGTACTCCATTGCCACGTGGCTGTTGTACAACATCTTTCACTGCTTCTTCAGAGAAATCAGAGGTCGGGGCAGCTTCAAAGTTCCGCAACAAGGGCCCTTGATCTTTGTTGCCGCTCCGCATGCGAACCAGTTCGTTGATCCTGTCATCCTGATGGGTGAAGTGAAGAAATCTGTCAACAGGCGTGTTTCCTTCTTGATCGCGGAGAACTCGTTGAAGCAACCCGTCATTGGCTTTCTGGCCAGCTTCTTCATGGCCATCGGCGTGGTCAGGCCCCAGGACAATTTGAAGCCGGCAAAGGGCACCATCCGTGTGGATCCAACAGACTACAAGAGAGTCATCGGCCGCGACACGCATTTCTTGACCGATTGTTTGCCCAAGGGGCTCATCGGGTTACCCAAGTCTATGGGATTTGGGGAAATCCAGTCCATAGAGAGCGACACAAGTCTAACCCTGAGGAAAGAGTTCAAAATGGTCAAACCCGAGGTCAAGAGCGCGCTACTCAACGGCACTACGTACAAATTTGCCGCCAAAGTCGATCAGTCTTGCGTTTACCACAGAGTCTTTGAGCATCTGGCCCACAACAACTGCATCGGGATCTTCCCTGAAGGTGGGTCTCACGACAGGACAGACTTGTTGCCCTTGAAGGCGGGCGTGGCAATCATGGCTCTTGGCTGCATGGAAAAGCACCCCGACGTCAACGTCAAAATCGTCCCATGCGGCATGAACTATTTCCATCCGCACAAATTCAGGTCCAGGGCGGTTGTGGAATTTGGTGACCCCATCGAAATACCGAAAGAACTAATCGCCAAGTACCACAACCCGGAAACCAACAGGGAGGCAGTGAAAGAGCTATTGGACACCATATCCAAGGGTTTACAATCCGTCACCGTTACATGTTCCGATTACGAAACTCTGATGGTGGTCCAAACGATAAGAAGACTGTACATGACCCAGTTCAGCAGCAAACTGCCATTGCCCCTGATTGTGGAAATGAACAGAAGAATGGTAAAGGGCTACGAGTTTTACAGGAACGACCCCAAGATAGTGGACTTGAGAAAGGACATAATGGCTTACAATGCCGCGCTCAGACACTATAATCTCCCTGACCATCAAGTGGAGGAGGCAAGGGTAAACTTCGCCAAAAACCTGGGActtgttttcttcagatTGATTGGGCTCTGCATCCTCTTTTCCCTAGCTATGCCCGGTATCATTATGTTTTCGCCCGTGTTCATCTTAGCCAAGAGAATTTCTCAGAAAAAAGCTCGTACCGCATTATCCAAGTCTACAGTGAAGATAAAGGCCAACGACGTCATTGCCACATGGAAGATATTGATCGGAATGGGGTTCGCCCCCTTGCTCTACATCTTTTGGTCCGTCTTAATCACTTATTATCTCAGACATCAACCGTGGAACAAGATATATATCTTTTCTGGGTCCTACATCTCGTGTGTCATAGTCACGTACTCCGCTTTGATCGTGGGTGACATTGGCATGGACggtttcaaatctttgagACCACTAGTCTTATCCCTGACTTCTCCAAAGGGCCTACAAAAACTGCAGAAGGATCGTGCGAGCTTGGCAGAAAGAATAATTGAGGTCGTCAATAACTTTGGAAGCGAGTTGTTCCCGGATTTCGATAGCGCCGCCCTACGCGAAGAATTTGACGTtatcgatgaagaagaagaagacagAAAGACCTCCGAGTTGATTCGCAGGAAAATGttaagaaaacaaaaaattagaaGGCAAGAAAGAGACCCGTCATTATCCGCCACTGACGGACATGTTAATCACGATGTTTACGAACATCATAATCAGGACTCGGATGGCGTTTCATTGGTTAATAGTGACAATTCTCTCTCTAATATTCCACTGTTCTCCTCTACCTTCCATCGTAAATCAGAGTCCTCTTTGACTTCAACATCTGTTGCaccttcctcttcatcagaATTCGAGCTAGAAGACGAAAGCttggaagagaaaaacGGGTTGGCAAGCAAAATTGCACAAGCAGTCATGAACAGAAGGATTGGCGAAAATGCCGCGAgggaagaagatgaaagagaCGAAGACACGTAGTCGCCATTTATCCGCACCGGTGAATAGAACGATGACTAAGACTGTCACCACACTATATTGTAATAATCCCATATTATCGATCATTGGGAAATTgtaaatataaatactcAATGTTTATGTATATCCCTCATTTAGGCCCTTTATACTTCCTGTAAACTGATTgtatatttgtatattGTTAAAATATTTAACTCCTCTTTACGAATCATCGAAATTGTCCCTCATGCTACCGAGAAGGAACACTCCAGGTTTGAATAGCGAGGTCTTCGCCTGCTGCGctgaaacaaaaattagTATCCAACCCAGCTaaaccttttctttttgtttcgCCTCTTGTTATACAGCGCTATTTCATCTCTCTGTAATCTTTGAGTGTGTCCCGTCAAGTTCGTtacaacattttcaaaggttGTCTTATCCCTAAGAAGGTcctgttgttttttcttcagacATTTTGATCTACTTACAAGAAAGTCAATAGATTGACACAACGCGTCATGGTATTGGCGTAAGGATTCTTCATCCATATCAGTGAATATGGCGGCAAGCAATTGCGGTATACGTTGCTCTTGTTCACgctcttcttcaattttaaGAGATTTCAAAGTCATTGGCGGCGTGTAGtcgattttgaaattgtccCTCAAGAACAATCCAGTGGCCGtttgttcatttctttCCACTATGTCGCATATCCTCTTAAACAGTTCATCATTTAGTGGCTCTTCCTGCCTCTTTCGACCAGCATCTTCAGAGCCATCAGGATCAGATATTCTCAAGATGTGCAGCAAGTTTCTCCGTATATGAGACTTATTCCATATGAATGGCTGTAACACGGGATCTAATTGTATGAGTTGTTCATAAATTACATGGGGCCGCTCATCTTCGATCAACTTACTCAGCTTAAAACAATCGTCCTTTGCTGTTCCTTCTCCCATATTGCATTCACCCACATCTGGCAGTATCTCATTCAGGCAGTTATCTACCACGGATTCGGAAGATATTGCGACAGCAGAATCCTGGTCATAGAGGTCGTTTTCCACTGAAGCATCcgaaaaatttccaaaatcatCACTAGAATCACTTTCGGCGTCAGATCCCTTTACGGTAGGCTTTGTTTGATCTCCATCACTCATTGTCCACGTTTTGAAAGGGGtggcttcttctttcctccTCCACCTTAAATGCTGATTGGTGTCTTACGCCTAACGtggttcttttttttttttttttttgatggcAATTCGCGAAACTTTCTGTAGCCTCTTCTCTTCTCGAAAAGcgaaaaaagtaaataataGAACGCTACTGGTCTTGACATAAACAGTCCACCTGCCTACAAAATCGATCATCGCACATATACGCTGTCTAATAGTGGAGTATGAATTTTGATGCACCTGCAGATCAGCATATGTCTGACAGAAGGTATTTTGCCCTCGAAGTGGCAGAAAGTGATGATGCTGCTAGCTCCTTGACTTCCTCATCCATGGGCAGTCCAGGAAGAAGGGTTGGCAAGATTGCTTCATATAAGAATTCAGTAGAAGATGAGAATCAGTGGTATTTTGCTTCCTCACATTCTCCAATGTCAAAAACGCGTCCCGTGGGTAGAACAACCGAAAACGATGATATCCATGGTAAGAGATCTTCTACTGGTTCATCTCTTAAGCAACTCTTCAACAAGATCGATATCAATGATAGTGCTCACTCttcaaacaaagaaaatgtatcTCAAGCAATGTTATCAGAAAATAGACTACCCTCTCCTGCTAAGAGATTGTCGAAACAAAGTCACTCAAAGGTAAATAATTCCAAGTTTCGTGTGCCATTGAGGCCCATTTCAAATCAATCAACTTTATCAAGGGATGAAGGGATTAAAGATTT
Coding sequences within it:
- the SCT1 gene encoding bifunctional glycerol-3-phosphate/glycerone-phosphate O-acyltransferase SCT1 (similar to Saccharomyces cerevisiae SCT1 (YBL011W); ancestral locus Anc_4.96), which produces MPAPKLTEKPVSSKNAQEDTSPTSTKANGAEAATEQVYVYKEPSAATKMMYSIATWLLYNIFHCFFREIRGRGSFKVPQQGPLIFVAAPHANQFVDPVILMGEVKKSVNRRVSFLIAENSLKQPVIGFLASFFMAIGVVRPQDNLKPAKGTIRVDPTDYKRVIGRDTHFLTDCLPKGLIGLPKSMGFGEIQSIESDTSLTLRKEFKMVKPEVKSALLNGTTYKFAAKVDQSCVYHRVFEHLAHNNCIGIFPEGGSHDRTDLLPLKAGVAIMALGCMEKHPDVNVKIVPCGMNYFHPHKFRSRAVVEFGDPIEIPKELIAKYHNPETNREAVKELLDTISKGLQSVTVTCSDYETLMVVQTIRRLYMTQFSSKLPLPLIVEMNRRMVKGYEFYRNDPKIVDLRKDIMAYNAALRHYNLPDHQVEEARVNFAKNLGLVFFRLIGLCILFSLAMPGIIMFSPVFILAKRISQKKARTALSKSTVKIKANDVIATWKILIGMGFAPLLYIFWSVLITYYLRHQPWNKIYIFSGSYISCVIVTYSALIVGDIGMDGFKSLRPLVLSLTSPKGLQKLQKDRASLAERIIEVVNNFGSELFPDFDSAALREEFDVIDEEEEDRKTSELIRRKMLRKQKIRRQERDPSLSATDGHVNHDVYEHHNQDSDGVSLVNSDNSLSNIPLFSSTFHRKSESSLTSTSVAPSSSSEFELEDESLEEKNGLASKIAQAVMNRRIGENAAREEDERDEDT
- the LAA2 gene encoding Laa2p (similar to Saccharomyces cerevisiae YBL010C; ancestral locus Anc_4.99) — translated: MSDGDQTKPTVKGSDAESDSSDDFGNFSDASVENDLYDQDSAVAISSESVVDNCLNEILPDVGECNMGEGTAKDDCFKLSKLIEDERPHVIYEQLIQLDPVLQPFIWNKSHIRRNLLHILRISDPDGSEDAGRKRQEEPLNDELFKRICDIVERNEQTATGLFLRDNFKIDYTPPMTLKSLKIEEEREQEQRIPQLLAAIFTDMDEESLRQYHDALCQSIDFLVSRSKCLKKKQQDLLRDKTTFENVVTNLTGHTQRLQRDEIALYNKRRNKKKRFSWVGY